CGACCAACAGCATTGCGCTCTGCGGCGGCGAGCGAACGAGCGCCGTGACGACACGTCGACTGAGAGCATCGATACGATCGAAGTCGTCGATGAGCACTACGAGTCGCCCCTCCCCCGATCCCGCAGCGCCGAGGGCGGCCGCAAGCGTCTCCGTACGTTCGACATCGGAGCTGCCGAGTCCGGGAGTCGTTCCCACCAACATGCCAAGAAGCGTCACGTAGACGTGGCCGGAGAGGCAGCCGCCGTAGGAGTCGGGCGCGAGCTCCATCACGCGATCTCCCATCGCCGCCCGCTCTTCGGCGAAGACCCGCAGCAGCGAAGACTTCCCTGCTCCCGGTCGCCCTAGAAGCTCGGCGACGACGAACCCCTGCTGCTCGACCCTGGCACGCTGGACACGCAGGAACTCACGCTCGTCGTTGCGGCCGAGGAGGGACGGGATTGCGGGCGAGGTGCGCGCGGACGATGTGGGTTCGTGGGGCAGACCGTCGACGTCGTCGGGGGGCAATTCGATTCGAGACGACATGGCACGGCCGACTGAGCAAGACCTGGGCCACGCTCTCGACCCACAACTGCGCGGAGAAAACCGATGCATCGCGAGCGGGCGCGGGTCGCTGACTGCAGTCTGGAGGCGACAGCTCAAGCCGTGGCGTCGTAGCCAAACACCTGCACTTGATTGTGGCGCCCGGTGAGGGCGTGCGCCCCCAAGTCCACTAGCGGCAACTCGTCTGGTGCGAGCTTCGCCGTTCGTTCGCCAACCAGAACTTGATTCGGGCGGGCGATGGCCTCCAGCCGCGCTGCCACGTTGACCACGTCCCCGACCACCGTGAACTCCATGCGCTTGTCCGAGCCAACGTTGCCCACGATGGCCTCGCCGGAGTTCACACCGATACCGAGGCGAATCTCTACGTCGAAGCGGCGCCGCCAATCCTCGTTGGCAGTCTCCAGAAAACGGAGCATGTCCTCGGCCGCGCGCAGTGCCAGGGCAGCATGGTCTTCTTGGGCTTGAGTCGCGCCCCACACTCCCATGATGCAGTCGCCGATGAACTTGTCGACCATCCCCTGATGTCGAAACACGATTTCGCTGAGCATGGTGAAGAGCTCGTTCAGCAAGGTCACGACTTGTTCGGCCTCGCGGCTCTCCGCTAGTGGCGTGAACGCGACCACGTCGGCGAAGAGCACCGTTACCTCCGTACGGCGCCCACCCAGAGACAGTGCATGCTCTCCGCTCGCCACGGCGTCCACCAACTCGCGACTGAGAAAGCGGCTCAAGTCCGCCCGCACGCGTGCTTGCTCTGCGAGCTCCGCTTCCCCCTCGCGCAGATCATCCGCCATGCCTCGCATGGCTCGCGCTAACTCGCCCAGTTCGTCGCCGCGATCTTCGGGGAGCTCGAGCTTGTCGTAGTCCCGTTTGCCGATGCGGCGAGCTTGCGCTGCGATGGCCAACACGGGGCGAGTTAGCGCGGTAGACAGCAAAGTACCGACGCCGATGGCACCGAGCAATGCAACGGCCGCCGCAAGCCACAACACCTTCTGCAGCTGCCTCAGAGTGGCGTAGGCGACGCGCGCCGGACGATAGCTGCCCACTGCCCAGCCCAGCTCACCGAGGGTTCGCACGGCGGAAATCTGGAGCTCCCCGTCGGCCTGCATGTCGCCGACGACGCCAATCTCGGCCGTCCACGGCACACCCTCGGGCAAGCGGGACCACAGCGCGTGGGCCGACACGTCGGCGCCGGGCAGAACGCCGGGTATGTCCACCACTGCAACCGCCCTGCGCTCCGAATCGGCCAGGACGATGTGCGCCCCCTCCAATCGTCGAAGCGCAATCTTCTCGAGCTCGCGCTGCAGCGGCGCGAGATTGACCGCAGCCACCACGTAGCCAGCTTTGCCCTTCGCCTGTGTGCGCGGCACGGACACCGTGATGACGCCGCGCCCCTGCCGAACGACAAACGCCGCTCCCCGTTCGTCGGCTTGCTTGCGCAGCGCCGCATCCGTGACCGGAACAGCGCTGGCGTTCGCACCCTTCTTCGTCAGCAGCGTGCTGATCTTCGCGGCGGGCACTTCGAAACGTACCGCGTCGAAGGACTCGCGCGTCGACAGCACGGCACGTACGCCGTCCAACCCGTCGCTGTCTTCCC
The nucleotide sequence above comes from Polyangiaceae bacterium. Encoded proteins:
- a CDS encoding adenylate/guanylate cyclase domain-containing protein gives rise to the protein MAPSSPEPSRRGLSIRIKVVVALVLLALTPATVVSLLMTREYSRSIHLLEAQHQEAVVAEASAKVIESVRRIEQDADAVAQALALAATTPAREDSDGLDGVRAVLSTRESFDAVRFEVPAAKISTLLTKKGANASAVPVTDAALRKQADERGAAFVVRQGRGVITVSVPRTQAKGKAGYVVAAVNLAPLQRELEKIALRRLEGAHIVLADSERRAVAVVDIPGVLPGADVSAHALWSRLPEGVPWTAEIGVVGDMQADGELQISAVRTLGELGWAVGSYRPARVAYATLRQLQKVLWLAAAVALLGAIGVGTLLSTALTRPVLAIAAQARRIGKRDYDKLELPEDRGDELGELARAMRGMADDLREGEAELAEQARVRADLSRFLSRELVDAVASGEHALSLGGRRTEVTVLFADVVAFTPLAESREAEQVVTLLNELFTMLSEIVFRHQGMVDKFIGDCIMGVWGATQAQEDHAALALRAAEDMLRFLETANEDWRRRFDVEIRLGIGVNSGEAIVGNVGSDKRMEFTVVGDVVNVAARLEAIARPNQVLVGERTAKLAPDELPLVDLGAHALTGRHNQVQVFGYDATA